A portion of the Psychrobacter immobilis genome contains these proteins:
- a CDS encoding YqiA/YcfP family alpha/beta fold hydrolase, with amino-acid sequence MNLIYIHGLDSDANSTKGMLLEKYCQHHHPDINVLRPDLNKSPQDVFDKLISLVEEWGRDSKVVFVGSSLGGYFSTLVSNHTGCAALLLNPSTQPHVTLQRFAHDLLLNNDSNEGQGEDKLPKNQILYTTTGGWDITSADLQWFADHQLSEIHYPKKIAVFIKEGDELLNPELSKAFYQQQGSTVILQAGGDHRFSDFGEQLPMVINMLQDLVRV; translated from the coding sequence GTGAACTTGATTTATATCCATGGACTGGACAGTGATGCGAACTCTACCAAGGGAATGCTATTAGAAAAATACTGCCAGCATCATCATCCTGATATCAATGTACTGCGTCCCGATTTGAATAAATCGCCACAAGACGTGTTCGATAAATTGATAAGTCTAGTTGAGGAATGGGGCAGAGACTCAAAAGTTGTATTCGTTGGTAGCTCATTGGGTGGCTATTTTTCTACCTTGGTGAGCAATCATACAGGCTGTGCGGCTTTACTATTAAATCCTAGTACTCAGCCACATGTGACATTACAGCGCTTTGCTCATGACTTACTGCTAAATAACGATAGTAATGAAGGTCAAGGCGAAGATAAATTGCCAAAGAATCAAATTCTCTATACGACCACTGGCGGTTGGGATATTACTTCTGCGGATTTGCAATGGTTTGCAGATCATCAGTTATCAGAAATTCATTATCCTAAAAAAATTGCTGTATTTATCAAAGAAGGCGATGAGTTATTAAATCCTGAATTGTCTAAAGCCTTTTATCAACAGCAAGGGAGTACTGTTATTTTACAAGCGGGTGGCGATCATCGGTTTAGTGACTTTGGTGAGCAGTTGCCGATGGTGATAAATATGCTACAAGATTTAGTACGAGTCTAA